From Polynucleobacter difficilis, a single genomic window includes:
- a CDS encoding 2OG-Fe dioxygenase family protein → MNLSPPLTPTSEIAPAIQRSGFAIAAAASVAELAHVSVSDLLDLGVHWQDLPRDPYLKDGGRYRFRRHASYTVSGSELKMVPHRAHWQSVNYNALHGGIERWFEPITQALANDVCWQAVIKHTAGLLSSLKPVSTWFIEAHQFRIDTSDGIGRPTPEGAHRDGVDFVAVFLIDRHNIKGGETRIFEANTSSGLRFTLTEPWSVLLMNDERMIHETTPIQPTLPHGYRDTLVLTFRSNGFQDSPNSNQQ, encoded by the coding sequence GTGAATCTCTCTCCGCCGTTAACGCCCACCTCAGAAATTGCGCCCGCAATCCAACGCAGTGGATTTGCTATCGCTGCCGCTGCCTCGGTTGCCGAGTTGGCCCATGTGTCTGTCAGTGATTTGCTGGATTTGGGTGTGCATTGGCAGGATCTACCACGTGACCCCTACTTAAAAGACGGCGGACGTTATCGCTTCCGGCGCCATGCCAGTTATACCGTTAGCGGATCGGAACTAAAGATGGTTCCCCATCGCGCGCACTGGCAGTCGGTCAACTACAACGCTTTGCATGGCGGTATTGAGCGTTGGTTTGAACCGATCACGCAGGCCCTAGCAAATGACGTGTGCTGGCAGGCCGTAATCAAACATACTGCAGGACTTTTAAGTTCACTCAAGCCCGTCTCAACTTGGTTTATTGAAGCCCATCAATTTCGCATTGATACGAGCGACGGCATTGGGAGACCAACTCCGGAAGGTGCCCACCGCGATGGCGTTGATTTTGTGGCTGTATTTTTGATTGACCGTCACAACATCAAAGGCGGCGAGACCCGTATCTTCGAGGCTAATACCTCTTCTGGCTTGCGCTTTACCTTAACCGAGCCTTGGTCGGTCTTATTAATGAATGATGAGCGGATGATTCATGAAACAACGCCGATTCAGCCAACCCTGCCTCACGGCTATCGAGACACTTTGGTGCTGACCTTTCGGTCCAATGGGTTTCAGGATTCGCCTAATTCCAACCAGCAATAA
- a CDS encoding TAXI family TRAP transporter solute-binding subunit: MNRIQGLRYNPYALLALLALLIVFVFGILWTLIPAPPKSITIATGFQDGLYYRFGERMQSSLKKEGVELQVLKTGGTLDNLALLADPKSGVDLAMIQGGVADVSQYPHFVSIAGMFYEPVWVFYRESSFKGAPDGLTLLTQLKGKRVSIGNPGSGTNSIATLLLDTSGIKPADLEMEALTPQEGAAKLAAGNLDAVFVVAAAEAPLLKSFINLPGVQLMNFVQADAYTRALPFLTKVDVARGLLSIENDLPRLNRQMIAATATLVSRETISPAIVSLLLENAQTILKSYSRLQKQGEFPSINGLDFPLQMDSEIYLKDGPSFLHRHLPFWTAVWVGRFARVVIPILAILIPLIAYIPALRDLSLRIRLSRIYAELKVLERTAADPNARDASRQALADIQMRVNAMKVSSLESKELYDLKGHVNMVRERLKLDS, encoded by the coding sequence ATGAACCGCATTCAAGGACTCCGCTACAACCCATACGCCTTATTGGCATTATTGGCGCTGCTGATCGTATTTGTATTTGGCATTCTGTGGACGCTCATTCCAGCCCCGCCTAAGTCGATTACGATAGCTACTGGATTTCAGGATGGTTTGTATTACCGCTTTGGCGAACGGATGCAATCCTCTTTAAAAAAAGAAGGGGTTGAGCTTCAGGTGCTCAAGACAGGCGGCACGCTAGATAACTTGGCTTTGTTGGCCGATCCCAAATCCGGTGTGGACTTGGCAATGATTCAGGGCGGCGTTGCGGATGTGTCGCAATACCCGCACTTTGTATCCATCGCCGGAATGTTTTATGAGCCGGTATGGGTTTTTTATCGCGAGTCTAGTTTTAAGGGGGCTCCAGACGGACTGACCCTGCTCACGCAACTCAAAGGCAAGCGGGTCTCGATTGGTAATCCAGGAAGCGGGACCAATTCGATTGCAACACTACTGCTCGATACCAGCGGAATCAAGCCAGCTGATCTAGAAATGGAGGCCCTAACACCGCAGGAGGGAGCCGCAAAATTAGCCGCTGGAAACCTGGATGCTGTTTTTGTGGTGGCTGCAGCCGAAGCACCGCTTCTTAAAAGCTTCATCAACTTGCCCGGTGTGCAGCTAATGAATTTTGTACAGGCCGATGCTTATACTCGTGCCCTCCCATTTTTAACCAAAGTGGACGTAGCGCGCGGCTTGCTTAGTATTGAAAATGATTTGCCTAGACTCAACCGGCAGATGATTGCGGCAACTGCAACCTTGGTAAGCCGCGAGACTATTAGTCCGGCCATCGTCAGTCTGCTTCTGGAAAATGCGCAAACTATTTTGAAATCCTATTCACGCCTGCAAAAGCAGGGTGAATTTCCATCGATCAATGGCCTTGATTTTCCATTGCAAATGGATTCAGAAATTTATTTAAAAGATGGCCCCTCCTTTTTGCATCGTCATTTACCGTTTTGGACCGCCGTTTGGGTTGGTCGCTTTGCGCGGGTTGTCATTCCAATTTTGGCTATTTTGATTCCTTTAATCGCCTATATTCCAGCCCTGCGCGACTTAAGTCTGCGCATTCGCCTATCGCGTATTTACGCCGAGCTCAAAGTATTGGAGCGCACTGCTGCCGACCCCAATGCGCGCGATGCGAGTCGTCAAGCCTTGGCTGATATACAAATGCGAGTCAATGCCATGAAAGTATCCTCCCTTGAGTCGAAAGAGCTGTATGACCTAAAAGGGCACGTCAATATGGTGCGAGAACGTCTAAAACTCGATTCGTGA
- a CDS encoding SDR family oxidoreductase: protein MNSSPLHVALVTGAGSGIGRAAAKALLGGGYKVVMTGRRLEALQSAIQIIGGNESNCLAVTCDVGKPADVKNLFSALKAKWGRIDVLFNNAGTGAPAMPMEELSYEQWMNAVNSNLCGAFLCSQEAIRMMKAQTPQGGRIINNGSISAHAPRPMTAPYTATKHAITGLTKSISLDGRPFNIACGQIDIGNAATEMTEKMAAGIIQADGSIKVEPRMDVDHVGQAVLHMAQLPLESNIQFMTIMATNMPYVGRG from the coding sequence ATGAACTCATCCCCCCTGCACGTAGCCCTCGTGACCGGTGCCGGTAGCGGCATTGGCCGAGCCGCTGCAAAAGCCCTGCTTGGCGGCGGCTACAAGGTAGTTATGACTGGACGTCGCCTGGAGGCCCTGCAAAGCGCCATCCAAATCATCGGCGGCAACGAAAGCAATTGCCTTGCTGTGACTTGCGACGTAGGCAAACCAGCGGATGTAAAAAATCTCTTTAGTGCCCTAAAAGCAAAATGGGGGCGCATTGATGTGCTCTTTAATAATGCAGGCACCGGCGCTCCAGCCATGCCGATGGAAGAGCTCAGCTATGAGCAGTGGATGAATGCCGTCAACAGCAATTTGTGCGGTGCCTTTTTATGCTCACAAGAAGCCATACGCATGATGAAGGCGCAGACTCCCCAAGGCGGTCGCATCATCAACAATGGCTCGATTTCTGCGCATGCGCCGCGCCCAATGACGGCGCCTTACACCGCAACAAAACATGCTATTACGGGCTTAACCAAATCGATCTCATTGGATGGTCGCCCGTTTAATATTGCTTGCGGTCAAATCGATATTGGCAATGCCGCCACTGAAATGACGGAGAAGATGGCCGCTGGAATTATTCAGGCCGATGGTTCAATTAAAGTCGAGCCGCGGATGGATGTTGATCACGTTGGACAAGCTGTACTACACATGGCTCAGCTTCCACTGGAAAGCAACATTCAATTCATGACGATTATGGCAACCAATATGCCTTACGTTGGTCGGGGCTAG
- a CDS encoding ABC transporter permease, protein MSRIVVLIALLLSLPLLGLGVPFLFPESIPGAASIGSQGTLAHLWEFVLGDYLISTVILLLGVALGVFVLGVGNAWLVANYQFPGKRIFEWALILPLAVPTYVMAYLFVDMLDFSGPVQSGLRQVLGLERLWFFPDPRSLGGAIWTFSFCLFPYVYLIARTAFLDRSGRLAEVAETLGYSGFQAFYKLVLPMARPAIFAGMALALMEVLADYGAVSYFGIQTFATGIFRAWLSFGDRLAAVQLSLGLLAFVLLIFYIEQHNRARLRYAISGSVPRATIAKKLTGKKALFAFLVCGLTVLCSFILPVLGLLQLQWEQGITVDARYTAWLSNSIWLASVTALISVASALFLAYFARASKSAAMQWVNRLLSLGYALPGAVLAVGILSLLGLIESAWIMSATVWVLIYAYLIRFLSSSLQSVETGLSRITPAMDSTAALLGASQWQTMMQVHLPLLKRSLLTAGLFVFVDVMKELPATLLLRPFNFDTLAVATYQLAADERLSELALPSLTIVLAGLIPVILLSQAMSKPRAY, encoded by the coding sequence ATGAGCCGAATTGTTGTTCTGATCGCACTATTGCTCTCCTTGCCATTGCTTGGCTTGGGCGTGCCTTTTCTGTTTCCAGAGAGCATTCCGGGCGCTGCGAGTATCGGCAGCCAAGGAACCTTAGCTCACCTATGGGAATTTGTACTCGGCGACTATTTGATATCCACGGTTATCTTGCTTTTAGGCGTAGCGCTTGGCGTCTTTGTTTTGGGGGTAGGTAACGCATGGTTAGTAGCCAATTACCAGTTCCCGGGTAAGCGTATTTTTGAGTGGGCTTTAATTTTGCCCCTCGCAGTGCCCACCTATGTCATGGCCTATTTATTTGTCGATATGCTAGATTTTTCTGGTCCAGTGCAATCTGGACTGCGGCAAGTATTGGGACTAGAGCGTTTGTGGTTTTTCCCGGACCCCCGATCGTTGGGCGGTGCTATTTGGACTTTTTCGTTTTGTCTTTTTCCTTATGTTTATTTAATCGCACGCACTGCATTTTTAGATCGCAGTGGGCGCCTTGCTGAAGTCGCTGAAACGCTAGGCTACAGCGGCTTTCAGGCTTTTTATAAACTGGTTCTCCCGATGGCCCGCCCCGCTATTTTTGCGGGCATGGCGCTGGCCTTGATGGAAGTCTTGGCTGATTACGGTGCCGTATCGTATTTCGGCATACAAACCTTTGCGACTGGAATTTTTCGGGCTTGGCTCTCCTTTGGCGATCGCTTGGCTGCTGTGCAGCTCTCACTGGGCTTATTGGCTTTTGTTTTGCTTATTTTTTACATTGAGCAGCACAATCGCGCGCGGCTGCGTTACGCCATATCGGGCAGCGTACCCCGAGCCACGATTGCAAAAAAACTGACTGGAAAAAAGGCTTTATTTGCTTTTCTAGTATGCGGTTTAACTGTGTTGTGTTCTTTTATATTGCCGGTGTTGGGCTTGCTACAGCTTCAGTGGGAGCAGGGCATTACGGTCGATGCACGCTATACCGCTTGGCTAAGCAACTCCATTTGGCTAGCCAGTGTGACTGCCCTGATATCAGTTGCTAGCGCATTGTTTTTGGCGTACTTTGCAAGGGCTTCTAAGAGTGCTGCGATGCAGTGGGTTAATCGCTTGCTGAGCCTAGGCTATGCCTTGCCCGGCGCAGTATTGGCCGTCGGCATTCTCTCTTTGCTTGGTCTTATCGAGTCGGCATGGATTATGTCGGCAACGGTATGGGTATTAATTTACGCGTATTTGATTCGCTTTTTATCGTCTAGCTTACAAAGTGTCGAGACCGGTCTATCGCGCATTACTCCCGCAATGGATAGTACAGCTGCTTTACTAGGTGCATCGCAATGGCAAACCATGATGCAAGTGCATTTGCCCTTGCTCAAGCGCAGTTTGCTGACCGCGGGCCTGTTTGTTTTTGTGGACGTCATGAAAGAATTGCCAGCGACCTTACTATTGCGACCATTTAATTTCGACACCTTGGCGGTAGCCACGTATCAATTGGCTGCAGATGAGCGTTTGTCAGAGCTAGCTTTACCATCCCTCACTATTGTGTTGGCAGGTCTGATTCCGGTGATCCTGTTATCGCAGGCAATGTCGAAGCCCCGCGCGTACTAG
- a CDS encoding ABC transporter ATP-binding protein, giving the protein MNSTQPLLSLEEVEIAYPKPDGKGWMRIVHDLNLQLEPGGIACLLGPSGCGKSTVLRAICGFEPLQHGQIKLHDKVVSSPTINLAPSQRRVGMVFQDFALFPHLSVIENVIFGLGALPANQRHAVAMDWLGKVSLANKSQAYPHELSGGQQQRVALARAMAPEPDLILLDEPFSSLDVDLRERLASEMRDILKNNGVTALLVTHDQFEAFAIADHIGVMNDGNIVQWDTPYDLYHQPINRYVADFIGRGVFVKGAIQDNAMVEIELGKLKLDNDHHDPIGRVVDVLLRADDIQHDDASPLLAEVIRKTFRGADFLYTLKLASGQEVFAYVPSHHDHHIGEKIGIRLGADHVVTFSD; this is encoded by the coding sequence ATGAATTCGACTCAGCCCCTACTTTCGCTTGAAGAAGTGGAAATTGCCTATCCCAAACCGGATGGCAAGGGCTGGATGCGCATCGTGCATGACCTTAATCTTCAGCTAGAACCAGGCGGCATTGCCTGCCTGTTGGGGCCATCGGGCTGCGGCAAGTCAACGGTTTTAAGGGCTATTTGTGGTTTTGAGCCCTTGCAACACGGTCAAATTAAGTTGCACGACAAAGTGGTTAGCTCCCCTACTATCAACCTAGCCCCAAGTCAGCGCCGTGTGGGGATGGTATTTCAGGATTTCGCCCTCTTTCCCCATTTGTCCGTGATTGAGAATGTGATATTTGGTCTTGGCGCCCTTCCCGCGAACCAGCGTCACGCGGTTGCAATGGATTGGCTCGGGAAGGTATCACTAGCCAATAAGAGCCAAGCTTATCCGCATGAACTTAGTGGCGGCCAACAGCAACGGGTTGCATTGGCCCGGGCAATGGCCCCAGAGCCCGACTTAATTCTGCTAGATGAACCATTTTCTAGTTTGGATGTCGATTTGCGCGAGCGCCTCGCTTCTGAAATGCGCGACATCTTAAAAAATAATGGGGTAACTGCACTTTTGGTAACCCACGATCAATTTGAGGCATTCGCCATTGCTGATCACATCGGCGTAATGAATGACGGCAATATTGTGCAATGGGATACACCCTATGATTTATATCATCAGCCCATCAACCGCTACGTAGCTGACTTTATTGGCCGCGGGGTATTTGTAAAAGGCGCGATTCAAGACAACGCCATGGTTGAAATCGAGCTTGGCAAACTCAAACTAGACAACGATCACCACGATCCAATTGGCAGAGTAGTAGATGTGCTGCTACGTGCCGATGATATTCAGCACGATGATGCCAGTCCACTCTTAGCAGAAGTGATTCGCAAAACCTTTCGGGGCGCTGATTTTTTATACACCTTAAAGCTTGCCTCAGGCCAAGAGGTATTTGCGTACGTCCCCAGCCACCACGACCACCACATTGGCGAGAAAATTGGCATCCGTTTGGGCGCAGACCACGTCGTTACCTTCTCCGACTAA
- a CDS encoding DUF3302 domain-containing protein: MAPNALKLFIGIALLLPTLAHASFLPPDLIDGVANIISWVVLIVIPIGAIALFWFVHIWPDTVAKKRQHPQRDAIHALCVLSLFFGGLLWPFAYLWAYTKPTMYKLAYGTDKYKPLDSTDGESSEK; encoded by the coding sequence ATGGCACCCAATGCTTTGAAACTATTTATTGGTATCGCATTACTTTTACCCACATTGGCTCACGCCTCGTTTTTGCCACCCGATTTAATTGATGGGGTTGCTAATATTATTTCGTGGGTGGTCCTGATTGTGATTCCTATAGGTGCAATTGCATTATTTTGGTTTGTACACATTTGGCCAGATACTGTTGCAAAGAAGCGCCAACACCCTCAACGCGATGCCATTCACGCACTGTGTGTTCTTTCTTTGTTCTTTGGCGGCCTACTTTGGCCGTTTGCGTATTTATGGGCCTATACCAAACCAACGATGTACAAGCTCGCGTACGGAACCGATAAGTACAAGCCACTCGATAGTACGGATGGCGAAAGTAGCGAGAAATAA
- a CDS encoding efflux RND transporter periplasmic adaptor subunit, with the protein MEAIILGLYACIVWLIFFKFKLLPWNTISKVIVFTIPVVGMITLILLLNVFSPSSSNVLVVRNSIGIVSQVKGRVVEVPVKINQQVKKGDVLFKIDSTQYQATANAVRAKLNLAKLRLTENQALVQSGAGNRFDLEKAEADYAELKEQLISAEYDLAQTTMLAPSDGTVVHVQLRPGAYVAAFPIASVMTFLEDTPQIYALFNQNELHQIAVGNEAEFYIPSLPGQILKAKVESVILAEGQGQLGVSGNLPNTGIREIAANRFAVKLSLDDSHNQLLLPAGAVGDGAVYTDHLAFLHIIRKVMLRVSTKLNYIIPKLH; encoded by the coding sequence ATGGAAGCCATTATTCTCGGTTTGTATGCATGCATCGTTTGGTTAATCTTTTTTAAATTTAAACTGCTGCCATGGAACACCATATCCAAGGTCATTGTTTTTACGATTCCGGTAGTCGGAATGATTACCTTGATTCTGCTCCTCAATGTCTTTTCGCCTTCATCGAGCAATGTATTGGTTGTGCGCAATTCGATCGGCATCGTGAGTCAGGTCAAGGGACGTGTCGTCGAGGTTCCAGTCAAGATTAATCAGCAGGTTAAAAAGGGGGATGTTCTTTTTAAGATTGATTCCACTCAATACCAAGCCACCGCCAATGCAGTCAGGGCAAAACTAAATTTAGCCAAACTCCGACTAACTGAAAATCAGGCCTTAGTACAAAGTGGCGCGGGCAATCGATTTGACCTTGAAAAAGCCGAGGCAGATTACGCCGAACTCAAAGAACAGTTAATTAGCGCGGAATATGATCTGGCACAAACCACGATGCTCGCTCCCAGCGATGGCACCGTGGTGCATGTTCAGCTCAGACCGGGAGCTTATGTTGCCGCATTCCCGATCGCATCGGTCATGACCTTTTTGGAAGATACACCCCAGATCTATGCCCTATTTAATCAAAATGAATTGCATCAAATTGCAGTTGGCAATGAAGCGGAGTTTTATATACCGAGCTTACCCGGTCAAATTCTAAAAGCAAAGGTAGAGTCCGTAATTTTGGCTGAAGGTCAGGGTCAGCTCGGCGTTAGTGGCAATCTGCCCAATACTGGTATTCGTGAGATTGCGGCCAACCGGTTTGCAGTGAAGCTCAGCTTGGATGACAGTCATAATCAATTGCTTCTGCCTGCCGGCGCAGTCGGTGATGGAGCGGTCTATACCGACCACCTCGCGTTCTTGCACATTATTCGCAAGGTCATGTTGCGGGTCAGTACAAAACTGAACTACATCATTCCAAAGCTGCATTAA
- a CDS encoding TolC family protein, translating to MLSRFNSSRLRLPFAFSALISSLVFTSCTIKPPMQGEDLRSKALPAVKVPDQFAMQGKQSASPANHVKVDDAWLKQFQDEELNQLVAEALRNSPDIQVIAARRLQAESLINAASGAQYPGVNAFGNIGGKVGSSGTGLTGYYIGAGWELDLWGRVRTSIAGAGQNARSINADQDAARLSLIGTLTKTAWLARALQEQARLTSESAAAAQTVSDLTAIREKIGASSQADVSASKLIASQAKELALSTALARDQALRAVEVLLGRYPDAKPLNTTRLPQLPAPVAPGLPTDLLERRPDIIAAEARVNSAFYATEEKRLARLPKISLTAGFGYINSEVFALTRGPSTSLGTGANVFIPLFQGGAIEAQIAYQNAEAQAAIANYGKVALNAFNDVENALNGEATWRERSTLLQGQLTEQRRLMDNRRAEFRIGRIDQRQVQQEIIRTNAIEMNWRQGQVDALAQRVNLYLALGGSPTE from the coding sequence ATGCTCAGCCGCTTCAATTCATCCCGCCTTCGCCTACCCTTCGCATTCTCGGCTCTGATCAGCAGCCTGGTATTTACCAGCTGCACCATCAAGCCGCCAATGCAGGGAGAGGATCTGAGAAGCAAAGCACTGCCGGCCGTAAAAGTACCGGATCAATTTGCAATGCAAGGTAAGCAAAGCGCTAGCCCTGCAAACCATGTCAAAGTCGATGACGCATGGCTTAAACAGTTTCAAGATGAAGAACTCAATCAACTGGTTGCTGAAGCGCTACGCAATAGTCCCGATATTCAAGTCATTGCAGCGAGGCGCTTGCAGGCAGAATCCTTGATCAATGCTGCCAGTGGCGCCCAGTATCCCGGCGTAAATGCATTTGGCAACATCGGTGGAAAAGTGGGCTCCAGTGGAACCGGACTAACCGGCTATTACATTGGTGCAGGCTGGGAGCTTGACTTGTGGGGTCGTGTGCGAACTTCCATTGCAGGAGCGGGTCAAAATGCTCGGTCAATTAATGCTGATCAAGATGCAGCGCGCTTATCGTTAATTGGTACATTAACTAAAACTGCTTGGCTCGCCAGAGCACTCCAAGAGCAAGCCCGCCTTACTAGTGAAAGTGCAGCCGCTGCACAAACAGTCTCTGACCTGACTGCGATTCGAGAAAAAATAGGCGCATCTTCCCAGGCCGATGTTTCCGCCAGCAAACTCATTGCCTCGCAAGCAAAAGAGCTCGCGCTCAGTACCGCACTCGCCCGAGATCAAGCCTTGCGTGCGGTAGAGGTATTGCTTGGTCGATACCCCGACGCAAAACCCTTAAATACAACACGCCTACCTCAATTGCCTGCGCCAGTGGCCCCAGGACTGCCAACAGACTTATTGGAGCGCAGGCCCGATATCATTGCCGCCGAAGCGCGGGTGAACAGCGCCTTTTATGCCACCGAAGAAAAACGCTTAGCGCGCCTACCTAAAATTAGCCTTACAGCTGGATTTGGCTACATAAATAGCGAAGTCTTTGCTTTAACCAGGGGTCCAAGCACAAGCTTGGGTACGGGCGCCAATGTATTTATCCCCCTCTTTCAGGGTGGCGCTATCGAGGCCCAAATTGCCTATCAAAATGCAGAAGCACAAGCTGCCATTGCCAATTACGGCAAAGTGGCATTAAACGCATTCAACGATGTAGAAAATGCACTCAATGGCGAAGCAACGTGGCGGGAACGCAGCACTCTCTTGCAAGGCCAGCTGACTGAGCAGCGCCGCTTAATGGACAATCGCCGTGCGGAGTTTCGCATTGGCCGAATTGATCAACGTCAGGTGCAGCAGGAAATTATTCGCACGAATGCCATTGAAATGAATTGGCGACAAGGGCAGGTAGATGCCTTAGCCCAGCGCGTCAATCTCTATCTTGCTTTGGGCGGATCCCCAACGGAATAA
- a CDS encoding c-type cytochrome, translated as MFNLNNSIAGIGLIASVFFTAGANASPELAKQNTCMGCHAMDRKVVGPSYKAIATRYQSQPRAQMVDTLATKIRLGGGGAWGVVVMPANTKISEADAKKLAEWILDSNK; from the coding sequence ATGTTCAATTTGAATAACAGCATTGCTGGAATCGGTCTGATTGCATCCGTTTTTTTTACAGCTGGAGCTAATGCATCTCCTGAATTAGCCAAACAGAATACGTGCATGGGGTGCCATGCGATGGATCGTAAAGTAGTTGGTCCGTCTTATAAAGCGATTGCCACACGCTATCAAAGCCAACCGCGGGCACAAATGGTAGATACACTGGCCACTAAAATCCGCTTAGGCGGCGGCGGTGCATGGGGCGTAGTGGTGATGCCCGCCAATACCAAGATAAGTGAGGCCGATGCCAAAAAGCTCGCCGAGTGGATTTTGGATAGCAATAAGTAA
- a CDS encoding alpha/beta hydrolase family protein, whose amino-acid sequence MVHFSRRQFLKQLPATGLALAAPSLALFPLLGLASASAFQIHDLDWLDDARERPVPVRLYQPIASSSAAPAPLIIFSHGIGGSRLGYSYLGSYWASHGLASLHVQHIGSDRSIWFGNPFNLVSRLQEAAQEQEALARVFDLRFALTQILRDPLGQAINPNQIIAAGHSYGANTTLLASGARVNRDNIPIELSDSRIKAAIVISAPRFYGQKSVDSILQPVRLPTLHITATEDNIQIPGYFSGYPDRLAIFEAIGSERKALAVFEGGSHSMFTDRTRSGGAVLNHQVKEATQELSLDFIAQVLNNQESGIPSWAMRHEAILSKVIS is encoded by the coding sequence ATGGTTCATTTCTCTAGAAGGCAATTTCTAAAACAGCTTCCAGCTACTGGGCTTGCATTAGCCGCACCCTCGCTTGCTCTTTTTCCACTACTGGGATTGGCCTCGGCGTCTGCATTTCAGATCCACGATCTCGATTGGCTGGATGATGCCCGTGAACGCCCTGTCCCGGTTCGGCTTTACCAGCCCATTGCATCGTCCTCTGCGGCTCCTGCGCCGCTCATTATTTTTTCCCATGGCATCGGTGGTTCGCGCCTCGGTTATAGCTACCTCGGAAGCTATTGGGCAAGTCATGGGCTAGCCAGCTTACATGTCCAGCACATTGGTAGCGATCGCTCGATCTGGTTTGGAAATCCGTTTAATTTAGTATCCCGTCTACAAGAAGCAGCGCAAGAACAAGAAGCGCTTGCTCGGGTATTTGATTTACGCTTTGCATTGACTCAGATACTGCGCGATCCACTGGGTCAAGCAATCAACCCAAATCAAATTATTGCTGCCGGGCACTCGTATGGGGCCAACACCACTCTGCTTGCCTCTGGTGCGCGCGTCAATCGCGACAATATCCCCATTGAACTGAGTGATTCTCGCATCAAGGCTGCCATCGTAATTTCAGCTCCACGCTTTTATGGTCAAAAATCGGTAGATTCTATTTTGCAGCCGGTCCGCTTACCTACCTTGCACATTACAGCCACCGAAGACAATATCCAAATCCCAGGCTACTTTAGCGGCTATCCCGATCGCTTAGCTATTTTTGAAGCCATTGGGAGTGAACGCAAAGCCTTGGCTGTTTTTGAAGGCGGCTCGCACAGCATGTTTACGGATCGGACCCGTTCCGGCGGCGCCGTTTTAAACCACCAAGTAAAAGAGGCTACGCAAGAACTTAGCCTTGACTTTATTGCGCAGGTTTTAAACAACCAAGAGTCCGGCATTCCGTCATGGGCCATGCGCCACGAGGCGATTCTGTCGAAAGTCATTTCTTAA
- a CDS encoding LON peptidase substrate-binding domain-containing protein, with protein MTDLAKPFWIPLFPLQTVLFPEGLIALKIFEVRYLDMMKACFKNQEFFGIVGIEEGAEIDDPAKPNILLSEFGTLAKIIEFDPIQPALYMTRSVGHARFSLLQSRREKNGLWMGEVQCVAADPDLAIPDELSDAALLLSEIITSVQKQGLSENQLPFQEPYRLDDCAWVSNRLAEILPLSVAQKNHLLMQTNPRLRLDLIQELLEDGVDLNSTLH; from the coding sequence ATGACTGATCTCGCAAAACCATTTTGGATTCCCTTGTTTCCCTTGCAAACGGTTTTATTCCCGGAAGGGCTTATTGCGCTCAAGATATTTGAGGTGCGCTACCTCGATATGATGAAGGCATGCTTTAAAAATCAAGAATTCTTCGGGATTGTTGGAATTGAGGAAGGCGCTGAAATAGACGATCCGGCAAAGCCGAATATCCTCTTGTCTGAGTTTGGCACCCTCGCCAAAATTATTGAGTTTGATCCAATCCAGCCAGCCCTGTATATGACACGCTCGGTAGGGCATGCGCGGTTTTCGCTGCTGCAATCGAGGCGTGAAAAAAATGGTTTATGGATGGGCGAAGTGCAGTGCGTTGCCGCAGACCCAGACTTGGCAATTCCGGATGAATTGAGTGATGCCGCTCTCCTGCTTTCAGAAATCATTACTTCGGTACAAAAGCAAGGCCTCAGCGAGAATCAACTGCCCTTCCAGGAGCCCTATCGCCTCGATGATTGTGCTTGGGTCTCCAATCGCTTAGCGGAGATACTGCCACTTTCAGTCGCTCAAAAAAATCACTTGCTGATGCAAACGAATCCGCGATTGCGCCTTGATTTAATTCAGGAATTGCTCGAGGACGGCGTTGATTTAAATTCAACACTCCATTGA